One window from the genome of Myxococcus virescens encodes:
- a CDS encoding SAM-dependent methyltransferase: MSPPEPFPLYHPADVRRAFSSDDATRRFAKVAQLEPGSRVLVLGCGPDGSAALLLAREMGCTVVAADTDDALLNPVRERVRAQGLAEQIEVRRVSLDALGLADGEFNGILIQGRVLYPLKATLANMRDLLSKRGRLGFTFPARVGRFAPKAAIDFWERRVAGPLLLPRELLQVVEGAGYEPESAESLHDAELDAHYRDIETFLSSVPGSQPAALREELALHRESNGKASVSYAFVVGRRKEQGEKPPASRDRG, translated from the coding sequence ATGAGCCCGCCTGAGCCCTTCCCGCTGTATCACCCCGCGGATGTCCGGCGCGCCTTCAGCTCGGATGACGCAACGCGGCGCTTCGCGAAGGTGGCCCAGCTGGAGCCCGGCTCGCGCGTGCTGGTGCTCGGCTGTGGTCCCGATGGAAGCGCCGCGCTGCTGTTGGCCCGGGAGATGGGCTGTACCGTCGTCGCGGCCGACACCGACGACGCCCTCCTCAACCCGGTGCGTGAGCGCGTGCGGGCGCAGGGGCTGGCGGAGCAGATTGAAGTCCGCCGCGTGTCGCTGGACGCGCTGGGCCTGGCCGACGGGGAGTTCAACGGCATCCTCATCCAGGGCCGTGTGCTCTACCCGTTGAAGGCCACGCTGGCGAACATGCGCGATCTGCTGTCGAAGCGCGGGCGGCTGGGCTTCACGTTCCCCGCGCGGGTGGGGCGCTTTGCTCCCAAGGCGGCGATCGACTTTTGGGAGCGCCGCGTCGCCGGGCCGCTGCTGCTGCCGCGCGAGCTGCTGCAGGTGGTGGAGGGCGCCGGCTACGAGCCCGAGTCCGCCGAATCGCTCCATGACGCGGAGCTGGACGCGCACTACCGGGACATCGAGACGTTCCTGTCGTCCGTCCCTGGCTCGCAGCCCGCCGCGCTCCGTGAGGAGCTGGCGCTGCACCGCGAGAGCAACGGCAAGGCCAGCGTCAGCTACGCCTTCGTGGTGGGCCGCCGCAAGGAGCAGGGCGAGAAGCCCCCAGCGTCCCGCGACCGCGGGTAG
- a CDS encoding HP0495 family protein: protein MTKEDAGSPPTGDGEKKPLIEYPSVYTFKVMGAQGAGFVEHVRELFKRFLGTELSPDSIHEQPSSKGKYVSLSVSVYLLSEEQRRAIYDGLHKDERVIYYL from the coding sequence ATGACGAAGGAAGACGCAGGAAGTCCTCCCACCGGCGACGGGGAGAAGAAGCCCCTCATCGAGTACCCCTCCGTCTACACCTTCAAGGTGATGGGCGCGCAGGGGGCCGGCTTCGTGGAGCATGTCCGTGAGCTGTTCAAGCGGTTCCTGGGCACGGAGCTCTCGCCGGACTCCATCCACGAGCAACCCAGCAGCAAGGGCAAGTACGTCTCCCTGAGCGTGTCCGTGTACCTGCTGTCCGAGGAGCAGCGGCGCGCCATCTACGATGGGCTCCACAAGGACGAGCGGGTCATCTACTACTTGTAG
- the greB gene encoding transcription elongation factor GreB, translating into MSQDVHPDEQETEDDAERAPFRRYLTRAGAERLHRELVHLLNEERPKVTAEVSAAAAQGDRSENAEYIYGKKRLREIDRRLRFLQKRLDTATIVTPAEQTDRSRVFFGATVSLEDEDGGRSTYQIVGSDEIDASGGRISVESPMGRALLRKAVGDSVEVRRPRGDIELTVVDIRYE; encoded by the coding sequence ATGTCCCAGGACGTACATCCGGATGAACAGGAGACCGAGGACGACGCCGAGCGGGCCCCGTTCCGCCGCTACCTCACCCGGGCGGGCGCCGAGCGCCTGCACCGCGAGCTCGTCCACCTTCTCAACGAGGAGCGCCCCAAGGTGACGGCCGAGGTCTCCGCTGCCGCCGCGCAGGGCGACCGCTCCGAGAACGCCGAGTACATCTACGGGAAGAAGCGCCTGCGCGAAATCGACCGCCGCCTCCGTTTCCTCCAGAAGCGCCTGGACACCGCCACCATCGTCACGCCCGCCGAGCAGACCGACCGCTCCCGCGTCTTCTTCGGGGCGACGGTGAGCCTGGAGGATGAGGACGGCGGCCGCAGCACCTATCAGATCGTCGGTTCCGACGAGATTGACGCCTCGGGCGGGCGCATCAGCGTCGAATCCCCCATGGGGCGGGCGCTCCTTCGCAAGGCCGTGGGGGACTCGGTCGAGGTGCGGCGGCCACGCGGGGACATCGAACTCACGGTGGTGGACATCCGCTACGAATAG
- a CDS encoding PhoH family protein, whose protein sequence is MRKNFILDTNVLLHDPRSIYGFKDNNVIIPIYVIEEIDQFKRDLSELGRNARLVARYLDSFRAEGSLKEGVPLPHGGLLRVSFTERALPPSMADSNLMDNRILGVALDLMEAEPDTQAVFITKDTNLRIRADALGLIAQDYDTERVEITELYTGFAERLVPKDLVDQMYRQGAEVELPDAESLFANQVVLLKDETNPSHTAMGRYNGSKGRLVPLVRQIKDGTWGVRPRNMEQAFCLDLLLNDDVKLVTIVGKAGTGKTLLAIAAGLQKVTEEGLYQKLLVSRPIFPLGRDIGYLPGSVEEKLNPWMQPIFDNVEFLMNLSRADKKAGRGYHELLDLGLMEIEPLTYIRGRSLPNQFIIVDEAQNLTPHEVKTIITRVGDNTKIILTGDPFQIDNPYVDATNNGLVHVVNRFKSEKIAAHITMSKGERSALAELAANLL, encoded by the coding sequence ATGCGTAAGAACTTCATTCTCGACACCAACGTCCTTCTTCACGATCCCCGCAGCATCTACGGCTTCAAAGACAACAACGTCATCATCCCCATCTACGTCATCGAGGAGATCGACCAGTTCAAGCGCGATCTCTCCGAGCTGGGCCGCAACGCGCGCCTGGTGGCGCGCTACCTGGATTCGTTCCGCGCCGAGGGCTCCCTGAAGGAAGGGGTGCCTCTGCCGCACGGTGGCTTGTTGCGGGTGAGCTTCACCGAACGCGCGCTGCCTCCGTCGATGGCGGACAGCAACCTGATGGACAACCGCATCCTCGGGGTGGCGCTCGACCTGATGGAGGCGGAGCCGGACACGCAGGCCGTCTTCATCACCAAGGACACCAACCTCCGCATCCGCGCCGACGCCCTGGGCCTCATCGCCCAGGACTACGACACCGAGCGGGTGGAAATCACGGAGCTGTACACCGGCTTCGCCGAGCGGCTGGTCCCCAAGGACCTGGTGGACCAGATGTACCGCCAGGGCGCCGAGGTGGAGCTGCCGGACGCCGAGTCCCTGTTCGCCAACCAGGTGGTGCTCCTCAAGGACGAGACGAACCCGTCCCACACCGCCATGGGCCGCTACAACGGGTCCAAGGGCCGCCTGGTGCCCCTGGTGCGGCAGATCAAGGACGGGACGTGGGGCGTCCGCCCGCGCAACATGGAGCAGGCCTTCTGCCTGGACCTGCTGCTCAACGACGACGTCAAGCTGGTCACCATCGTCGGCAAGGCGGGCACGGGCAAGACGCTGCTGGCCATCGCCGCGGGCCTGCAGAAGGTGACGGAGGAGGGGCTCTACCAGAAGCTGCTGGTCAGCCGTCCCATCTTCCCGTTGGGCCGGGACATCGGGTATCTGCCCGGCAGCGTCGAGGAGAAGCTGAACCCCTGGATGCAGCCCATCTTCGACAACGTGGAGTTCCTGATGAACCTCAGCCGCGCGGACAAGAAGGCCGGGCGCGGCTACCACGAACTGCTGGACCTGGGGCTGATGGAGATCGAGCCGCTCACGTACATCCGTGGCCGCAGCCTGCCCAACCAGTTCATCATCGTGGACGAGGCCCAGAACCTCACGCCGCACGAGGTGAAGACCATCATCACCCGCGTGGGCGACAACACGAAGATCATCCTCACGGGAGACCCGTTCCAGATCGACAACCCGTACGTGGACGCGACGAACAATGGCCTGGTCCACGTGGTCAACCGCTTCAAGAGCGAGAAGATCGCGGCGCACATCACCATGTCCAAGGGTGAGCGCAGCGCCCTGGCCGAGCTCGCCGCCAACCTGCTGTAG